A stretch of Flavobacterium sp. N2270 DNA encodes these proteins:
- a CDS encoding GEVED domain-containing protein, whose translation MIINYSKSASKNLLTYFIKRCLPKQSVSLSILFLLFGIQIGFSQSPATYTTSGTFTVPLGVTSITIDCIGAGGSGGTGRGNNDQGAGGGAGGQYARSTIAVSSGQVYTVTVAGITVAPSGTNYQDGNAGSFSEVTRLAVTHARANGGNGGIAANASRAGGIGNTTGAIGNIFVRRGGNGGNGTASASGAGGGGAGTTANGGDATGTTAGTGATLLGGNGAPGYAVNNPGTSGFDYGGGGSGGRRNNTGGDGAQGFVQITYTCPALVSNAGPNQTLAACATTATLAANTPVNSTGLWTVVSGSGTVTTPTSPTSGVTGIVPGTPLVLRWTVTNGSCGSTNTTVTITSPAGPGCISYCASNATSTIDSMISNVTFNTINNTTSACAAYTDFTSISTTVTKLSSYNLTIAKNDCDGGTNFSGRFAAWIDWNQNGTFEAGEQVLADAAASVGPITVSVTVPAGALTGTTRMRCIFNESAAPSACGTYNWGETEDYTVNIIPAPACVAPTAQPTALALTPGGTTINGSFVASVPTSDNYLVVMNTTGTPPTNPVNGTSYVIGGTLGAGNIIVDNDTNTTFTATGLTATTTYYFFIYSFNSACTGGPLYLTTGPLTGNTTTVLSYCTAGGNSTASSWISNVTLNTIDKNTAAWAGYTDYYPTTGTDVTRTITYTVSVTIYNATTSQKNISAWVDWNKNGVFDVATETILSTTSTVASAQFVTLTNTFTVPAGAVVSDTRMRVELAFNSEGAATPCNTNTLTDVQDYKVNVKAIFACTTPTTQPTGLMLTPSGTTIGGSFAPAVPNPTNYLVVMNTTGIAPIPAPANGTTYTIGGTLGIGNTIIDTDNNTSFVATGLTTTTTYYFFIYSYNSLCTGGPLYNTTSPLTGTTTTTSADPIYCTPSVGAGFESLVYFNNISFVGTLNDISNTSSYSSAPRGYQDFSAIANRSRQAQGQGVNIAMQMSSRGYVKAWVDWNRDGDFIDAGETVYDTGGIATYSTTFGFIIPAAQPLGNYRVRIRINKDDNVAPYDANAISTFGSCGNIDYYGETEDYTFTVVASCSAIITGVTDGVTCGPGTVNLAATSSGGATQYRWYTTELGGTPLATTATGTWTTPSISTTTTYWVTSFNGCESLVRTKVTARVNPLATISFTPSVPEICGENQVLSLTASGDVQQTYLVDEKFDSGLGVCSNVNIVSNGAATDAISQWQRRTSTFVPAQQVWFPAIASGLNGNGYAMATSDVGSVVTHNAILTPTVNTNTYLDLTLSFDIFYSRYYVDNSNPTLDYVTVDISTDGGTAWTEIDRYIADIGYGTRFVNKNYNFNAYINQPNFRVRVRYYGEWCDGLAIDNLQLYGNVPLNTSFNWTSGSPVAAYTDAACTIPYVTGTPITTVFVKPTLAQLETPTYSFTATATLSNGCSVSQNVSINNKTSVWKGTSSNDWNNPNNWLPVGVPTINTCVIIPDVTSTNPSKVLGASYNAFGRTLQVKNLGNLQIQPTNTLTIQDYVDVTTGGTFDIENSASLIQINNVANTGIINMKRNAVTNNTLDYVYWSTPVAAFSLNNITPASVFRYLWNPTTVTGYASNFGNWAGASGAMTTGRGYIIRGSSGTSTFIGTPNNGNITTPITRSTYTGATYTGPTSTQVTSDDDNWNLLGNPYPSAISADDFLAANSANLNQFVKIWTHGIDPSAAIADPFYQDYLLNYSTADYITYNALGGTQFGYDGKIGAGQGFFVLMNDANSTSENAIFNNTMRSNAHRNDQFYRTENEVEKHRIWLTIGSPTNASISTLVGYTTEASNNLDNKYDAIAQGVKTNFELYSIAESQELIIQGRSLPFNQNDEVILGVAIPQNGIYTIAISNVDGLFSDTAQNIYLEDKQLGIFHDLRTAPYTFTGTVGRDENRFVLLYNSSRLSQDDVTLENNLTVVTNDNVTLYSSNENINSIEVYDLLGKVVQKYNNINSKEFMLSSLTKNNTTLLLKVKLNNGVIVNKKIIF comes from the coding sequence ATGATAATAAATTACTCAAAATCAGCATCTAAAAATCTTTTAACCTATTTTATTAAAAGATGTTTACCAAAACAAAGCGTAAGCCTATCAATTTTATTCCTTCTTTTTGGAATTCAAATAGGATTTTCCCAATCACCTGCCACATACACTACTTCTGGCACTTTTACAGTTCCATTAGGTGTTACAAGCATTACTATTGATTGTATTGGAGCCGGTGGTTCTGGAGGAACAGGAAGAGGAAATAATGATCAAGGGGCCGGTGGTGGGGCCGGTGGTCAATATGCGAGATCTACTATAGCAGTTTCATCTGGACAGGTTTACACTGTTACCGTAGCTGGAATAACAGTTGCGCCAAGTGGAACAAATTACCAAGACGGTAATGCTGGAAGCTTTTCAGAGGTAACTCGTTTAGCAGTTACACATGCAAGAGCTAATGGAGGAAATGGTGGTATTGCCGCTAATGCTTCTCGAGCTGGAGGAATTGGAAACACAACTGGAGCAATAGGAAATATTTTTGTAAGAAGAGGTGGTAATGGTGGTAATGGTACCGCAAGCGCTAGTGGCGCAGGTGGTGGTGGTGCAGGAACTACAGCTAACGGTGGTGATGCAACAGGAACTACAGCAGGAACTGGAGCCACATTATTAGGAGGAAATGGTGCGCCAGGATATGCTGTTAATAATCCAGGGACTTCAGGATTTGATTATGGTGGTGGAGGCTCTGGAGGAAGAAGAAACAATACTGGCGGAGATGGCGCTCAAGGTTTTGTACAAATAACATACACTTGCCCTGCATTAGTTTCAAACGCAGGACCTAACCAAACATTAGCGGCATGTGCTACAACAGCTACTTTAGCTGCAAACACACCGGTAAATTCAACTGGATTATGGACAGTAGTTTCTGGCTCAGGAACAGTTACAACACCAACTTCTCCTACTTCAGGAGTTACCGGCATAGTACCTGGAACACCTTTGGTTTTAAGATGGACCGTAACGAATGGATCATGTGGCTCTACTAATACAACTGTAACTATCACTTCGCCTGCAGGTCCTGGATGTATAAGTTATTGTGCTTCAAACGCAACAAGTACAATTGACTCAATGATAAGCAATGTTACTTTTAACACTATAAACAATACAACTTCAGCTTGTGCTGCATATACAGATTTTACATCTATTTCAACAACTGTTACAAAACTATCAAGTTACAATTTAACAATTGCTAAAAATGATTGTGATGGAGGAACTAACTTTTCTGGTAGATTTGCAGCTTGGATCGATTGGAATCAAAATGGAACTTTTGAAGCTGGTGAGCAAGTTTTAGCTGATGCAGCTGCATCAGTTGGACCTATAACTGTTTCTGTAACAGTTCCTGCTGGAGCATTAACAGGAACAACACGCATGCGTTGTATTTTTAATGAATCTGCAGCACCATCAGCATGTGGAACATATAATTGGGGTGAAACCGAAGACTATACCGTTAACATAATACCAGCTCCTGCATGTGTTGCGCCAACAGCTCAACCTACTGCTTTAGCACTAACGCCAGGTGGAACAACTATAAATGGTTCTTTTGTTGCATCCGTACCTACCTCTGATAATTATTTAGTAGTTATGAATACTACAGGTACACCTCCTACTAATCCAGTAAATGGAACTTCATATGTTATAGGAGGAACTTTAGGAGCAGGAAATATAATTGTTGACAATGATACCAACACAACATTTACAGCTACAGGATTAACCGCTACAACAACCTATTACTTTTTTATCTATTCATTTAATTCAGCTTGTACTGGAGGCCCTTTATATTTAACAACTGGCCCTTTAACAGGAAATACAACAACCGTTTTATCTTATTGTACAGCAGGAGGAAACAGCACTGCAAGTTCATGGATATCTAATGTTACATTAAACACAATAGACAAAAACACAGCAGCTTGGGCAGGATACACAGATTACTATCCTACAACAGGAACTGATGTTACCAGAACTATAACCTATACTGTTAGTGTTACTATATACAATGCAACGACTTCTCAAAAAAACATTTCTGCTTGGGTTGATTGGAATAAAAATGGTGTTTTCGATGTAGCTACTGAAACTATTTTATCTACCACTTCAACAGTTGCTTCGGCACAATTTGTAACATTAACTAATACTTTTACAGTACCGGCAGGAGCAGTTGTTAGCGACACAAGAATGAGGGTAGAGTTAGCTTTTAACAGCGAAGGAGCAGCTACTCCATGTAACACAAATACTTTAACAGATGTTCAAGATTACAAAGTAAATGTAAAAGCTATTTTTGCTTGTACAACACCAACTACTCAGCCAACAGGTTTAATGTTAACTCCAAGTGGAACTACTATAGGAGGTTCATTTGCACCAGCAGTTCCTAACCCTACTAATTATTTGGTTGTAATGAATACTACAGGCATAGCTCCTATACCAGCTCCAGCCAATGGAACAACATATACTATTGGAGGAACTCTTGGCATAGGAAATACAATAATTGACACAGACAACAATACAAGTTTTGTAGCTACAGGGTTAACTACTACTACTACATACTATTTCTTTATTTATTCATATAATAGTCTTTGTACTGGAGGACCATTATACAACACAACTTCTCCACTAACTGGTACTACAACAACTACATCTGCGGATCCAATTTATTGTACTCCAAGTGTAGGAGCTGGATTTGAAAGTTTAGTATACTTTAACAATATTAGCTTTGTAGGGACACTTAACGACATATCAAACACTTCTTCTTATTCTTCTGCACCTAGAGGATATCAAGATTTCTCTGCAATTGCCAATAGATCAAGACAAGCTCAAGGACAAGGAGTTAATATTGCTATGCAAATGAGTAGTCGTGGCTATGTTAAAGCTTGGGTTGACTGGAATAGAGATGGCGATTTTATAGATGCTGGTGAAACAGTTTATGATACTGGTGGAATTGCAACCTATTCTACGACTTTTGGATTTATTATTCCTGCTGCACAGCCATTAGGAAACTATAGAGTTCGAATTAGAATTAATAAAGATGATAATGTTGCTCCGTATGATGCAAATGCAATTTCAACTTTTGGATCGTGTGGTAACATAGACTACTATGGAGAAACTGAAGACTACACTTTTACAGTAGTTGCAAGTTGTTCTGCCATAATTACAGGAGTAACAGACGGTGTAACGTGTGGACCTGGAACTGTTAATTTAGCTGCTACATCTTCAGGTGGAGCAACTCAATACAGATGGTACACCACAGAACTTGGAGGAACACCTTTAGCTACTACAGCAACTGGTACATGGACAACACCTTCAATATCAACAACAACAACTTATTGGGTAACTTCATTTAACGGTTGTGAATCATTAGTAAGAACAAAGGTAACCGCAAGAGTAAACCCATTAGCTACTATTAGCTTCACCCCTTCAGTACCCGAAATTTGCGGAGAAAACCAGGTATTATCTTTGACAGCTTCTGGAGATGTTCAACAAACATATCTTGTTGACGAAAAATTTGACAGCGGACTTGGAGTATGTTCTAACGTTAATATTGTTTCAAATGGAGCAGCTACTGACGCAATTTCACAATGGCAAAGAAGAACAAGTACATTTGTACCTGCGCAGCAAGTATGGTTTCCAGCAATAGCGTCTGGACTTAACGGTAACGGATATGCAATGGCAACTTCAGACGTAGGTTCAGTAGTAACACATAATGCTATTTTAACACCAACTGTCAATACAAATACATATTTAGATTTGACATTATCTTTTGATATTTTTTACTCAAGATATTATGTAGACAATTCCAACCCTACATTAGACTATGTAACAGTAGACATTTCTACAGATGGAGGAACGGCATGGACCGAAATTGATAGATATATTGCAGATATAGGCTATGGAACTCGTTTTGTAAATAAAAATTACAATTTTAATGCCTACATAAATCAACCAAACTTTAGAGTTAGAGTTCGTTACTATGGAGAATGGTGTGATGGTTTAGCTATAGACAATTTACAACTATACGGTAACGTACCTTTAAACACTTCATTCAATTGGACAAGCGGATCACCTGTTGCAGCATACACAGATGCAGCATGTACCATTCCATATGTTACGGGTACACCAATTACAACCGTTTTTGTAAAACCTACTTTAGCACAATTAGAAACACCAACATATAGTTTTACCGCTACAGCTACTTTATCTAACGGATGTTCGGTTAGTCAAAACGTATCTATTAACAATAAAACAAGTGTTTGGAAAGGAACATCGAGTAATGACTGGAACAACCCAAACAACTGGCTACCGGTAGGAGTTCCAACAATTAACACATGTGTAATTATTCCTGATGTAACTTCTACAAACCCATCAAAAGTTTTAGGTGCAAGTTACAATGCCTTTGGTAGAACATTACAAGTTAAAAACTTAGGTAATTTACAAATACAACCTACAAACACATTAACTATACAAGATTATGTTGACGTAACAACAGGAGGAACATTTGATATCGAAAATTCAGCAAGTTTAATCCAAATTAACAATGTTGCAAATACTGGTATTATTAACATGAAAAGAAACGCCGTGACTAATAATACACTGGACTACGTATATTGGTCAACACCAGTTGCTGCTTTTAGCCTAAACAACATTACACCCGCTAGTGTTTTTAGATATCTATGGAACCCTACAACAGTAACAGGTTACGCAAGTAATTTTGGAAACTGGGCTGGAGCTTCAGGTGCTATGACAACTGGTAGAGGATACATAATAAGAGGCTCTTCTGGAACAAGTACATTTATAGGTACACCAAATAATGGTAACATTACTACACCTATAACAAGAAGCACTTATACTGGTGCAACTTATACCGGCCCAACATCAACACAAGTTACTAGTGATGATGACAACTGGAACTTATTAGGAAATCCTTATCCGTCAGCAATTAGTGCAGATGATTTCTTAGCAGCAAATAGCGCTAACTTAAATCAGTTTGTTAAAATTTGGACTCACGGAATTGATCCATCAGCTGCAATTGCAGATCCATTTTACCAAGATTATCTTTTAAATTACTCAACGGCTGACTATATTACTTATAATGCTTTAGGTGGTACACAGTTTGGATATGACGGAAAAATTGGTGCTGGTCAAGGATTTTTTGTTTTAATGAATGATGCAAATTCTACTTCAGAAAATGCAATATTCAATAACACTATGAGAAGTAATGCACATAGAAATGATCAATTCTATAGAACTGAAAACGAAGTTGAGAAGCATAGAATTTGGTTAACTATTGGTTCACCTACAAATGCAAGCATCTCTACTTTAGTTGGATATACAACTGAAGCTAGCAACAATTTAGACAATAAGTATGATGCTATTGCACAAGGAGTAAAAACTAACTTTGAATTGTACTCTATTGCTGAAAGTCAAGAATTAATAATTCAAGGAAGAAGTTTACCTTTCAACCAAAATGATGAAGTTATTCTTGGAGTAGCAATTCCTCAAAACGGTATTTACACTATTGCAATTTCAAACGTAGATGGATTATTTAGCGACACCGCTCAAAACATTTATCTTGAAGACAAACAATTAGGTATATTCCATGATTTAAGAACTGCTCCTTATACATTTACTGGAACTGTTGGTAGAGATGAAAATAGATTTGTACTTTTATACAATTCTTCAAGACTATCTCAAGATGATGTAACTTTAGAAAACAATTTAACAGTGGTTACAAATGATAATGTAACGCTTTATTCTTCAAATGAGAATATCAACTCAATTGAAGTATATGACTTATTAGGAAAAGTTGTTCAAAAATACAACAATATTAATTCTAAGGAATTTATGTTATCAAGCTTAACAAAAAACAACACTACTCTACTTTTAAAAGTTAAATTGAATAATGGAGTAATAGTTAACAAAAAGATTATTTTCTAA
- a CDS encoding T9SS type A sorting domain-containing protein, translated as MKKLLLTLVLTVGFCTLAFSQMYVSPNSYVFVNDQFVYVTQDVNLNAATSNFYLRKNSQLLQGTAGAGANRGLGNLSVYQEGSSGSTKYNYWCSPVGVPGAAAGNKNFGITRLFRPTTVTASTAATILSATALDGISNPLSIAPRWIYTFTTSSTYAQWGLVGSASSIGPGLGFTMKGVNGTDATVAHPVSGSFGDGVANNTGGRQRYDFRGLPNDGSMTNAVSVGNFTLVGNPYPSAINLKHFLIGGASDGFPAILGNTNTTGVAYFWEQAGSTHFITDYNGGYGIYTPATNIYTPAAFWNYDGSGNQEVNIADPGTIYQRKFSPIGQGFMVRGAVAGNVTMRNYYRVFVKEGAVNESEFERNSNQERLIDPEYYPEIPNVAGIDYTQIKKGSSPHLKINAVYNNGPTAPTTLALDDRATDGFDFGFDAHSASSTTPMEFYYVIDGESEGFTAIATNFDVDKRIPVGFRTNQQANFKVTVIDAYDFDDSQNVYMHDKETGIYYDIKNGVFDMNLPIGDNKTRFEITFKNYTDVLNDNSNDLESFQVFQNNDNSVLTIFNTLKKDVTSVSLYDVTGKIVVSKLNLGKSDQYEISTSGLSDGIYIVKLSTRDNLSIDKKVSIYRK; from the coding sequence ATGAAAAAATTACTACTCACTTTAGTGTTAACTGTAGGGTTTTGTACTCTTGCTTTTTCGCAAATGTACGTTAGTCCAAATAGTTACGTGTTTGTAAATGATCAATTTGTTTACGTTACACAAGACGTAAATTTAAATGCGGCCACAAGTAATTTTTATTTAAGAAAAAATTCTCAATTATTGCAAGGTACTGCGGGTGCTGGTGCAAATAGAGGTTTAGGAAATTTGTCTGTTTATCAAGAAGGTTCGTCAGGAAGTACTAAGTATAACTATTGGTGTTCTCCAGTTGGTGTTCCAGGTGCAGCTGCGGGAAATAAGAATTTTGGGATAACAAGGTTATTTCGTCCTACAACTGTAACAGCAAGTACTGCTGCAACGATATTATCTGCAACAGCGCTTGATGGTATATCTAACCCTTTGTCAATTGCTCCTAGATGGATTTATACGTTTACAACCTCAAGCACATATGCACAATGGGGTTTAGTTGGATCTGCTTCTTCGATAGGACCTGGTTTAGGATTTACAATGAAAGGTGTTAACGGAACAGATGCAACAGTTGCACACCCAGTTTCAGGATCATTTGGAGATGGAGTTGCAAATAATACTGGAGGCAGACAACGATATGATTTTAGAGGATTGCCAAATGATGGATCGATGACTAATGCGGTTTCTGTAGGAAATTTCACTTTGGTAGGGAATCCTTACCCTAGTGCTATAAATCTTAAGCATTTTTTAATTGGTGGAGCATCTGATGGTTTTCCAGCAATTTTAGGAAACACTAATACAACTGGAGTAGCTTATTTTTGGGAACAAGCTGGTTCAACTCATTTTATTACAGATTATAATGGAGGTTATGGAATATATACTCCAGCAACTAATATTTATACTCCAGCTGCTTTTTGGAACTATGATGGTTCAGGTAATCAGGAAGTGAATATTGCTGACCCTGGAACTATTTATCAAAGAAAATTTTCACCTATAGGTCAAGGTTTTATGGTTAGAGGTGCTGTTGCAGGTAATGTAACGATGAGAAATTATTATAGAGTTTTTGTTAAAGAAGGAGCAGTTAATGAATCTGAATTTGAAAGAAATTCTAATCAAGAGAGATTGATAGATCCAGAATATTATCCTGAGATTCCTAATGTTGCAGGTATAGATTATACACAAATTAAAAAAGGTTCTTCTCCTCATTTAAAAATTAATGCAGTGTATAACAACGGACCAACTGCGCCAACAACTTTAGCTTTAGACGATAGGGCTACTGATGGTTTTGATTTTGGTTTTGACGCACATTCTGCATCAAGTACAACTCCTATGGAGTTTTACTATGTAATTGATGGAGAAAGCGAAGGTTTTACGGCAATAGCAACTAATTTTGATGTTGATAAAAGAATTCCTGTTGGTTTTAGAACAAATCAACAAGCCAACTTTAAAGTGACAGTTATCGATGCTTATGATTTTGATGATTCTCAAAATGTATATATGCATGATAAAGAAACAGGAATTTATTATGATATTAAAAATGGTGTTTTTGATATGAATTTACCTATTGGAGATAATAAAACTCGTTTTGAAATTACGTTCAAAAACTATACTGATGTATTAAACGACAATAGTAATGACCTTGAATCTTTTCAAGTTTTTCAAAACAATGATAATTCGGTGTTAACCATTTTTAATACACTTAAGAAAGATGTAACTTCTGTAAGTTTATATGATGTAACAGGTAAAATTGTTGTTTCTAAATTAAACTTAGGGAAATCAGATCAATATGAGATTTCTACTTCTGGCTTAAGCGATGGTATTTATATTGTTAAATTAAGCACAAGAGATAATTTATCAATTGATAAGAAAGTTTCTATTTATAGAAAATAA
- a CDS encoding 1-aminocyclopropane-1-carboxylate deaminase/D-cysteine desulfhydrase encodes MMIEKILDTNNRKISLYIKREDLLHPLISGNKFRKLKYNLAEARSLEAETLVTFGGAFSNHILAVAAAGKEYGFCTIGIIRGEELFDKIKDNPTLKSAQDLGMKFVFVSREEYRNKGNEGFLEDLNLIEGKFYVIPEGGTNELAIKGCEEIITDDLHNFTHVCCSVGTGGTISGIINSSHDSQKILGFSSLKGDFLSEQISNFVTKKNWKINTEYHFGGYGKVNDELISFMNSFYIETKIPLDPIYTGKMVYGVHDLIRKNYFPENAKILMIHTGGLQGIKGMNDLLRKKNKEIINYDV; translated from the coding sequence ATGATGATTGAAAAAATTTTAGATACAAATAATAGAAAAATTTCGTTATATATTAAACGTGAAGATTTATTACATCCTCTAATTTCGGGTAACAAGTTTAGAAAATTAAAATATAATTTAGCTGAAGCTAGATCTTTAGAAGCAGAAACTTTAGTCACTTTTGGTGGTGCTTTTTCAAATCATATTTTGGCGGTCGCGGCTGCTGGTAAAGAGTATGGTTTCTGTACCATTGGTATTATAAGAGGCGAGGAGTTATTCGATAAAATTAAGGATAACCCAACTCTTAAGTCCGCACAAGATTTAGGAATGAAGTTTGTTTTTGTTTCTCGAGAAGAATATAGGAACAAAGGTAATGAAGGTTTTTTAGAAGATTTAAATTTAATAGAAGGTAAGTTTTATGTTATTCCGGAAGGTGGCACAAATGAATTAGCAATAAAAGGTTGTGAAGAAATTATTACAGATGATTTACATAATTTTACACATGTTTGTTGCTCGGTTGGTACAGGAGGAACTATTTCTGGAATAATTAATTCTTCACATGATTCTCAAAAAATACTTGGTTTTTCTTCTCTAAAAGGTGATTTTCTTTCTGAACAAATTAGTAATTTTGTAACCAAGAAGAATTGGAAAATTAATACTGAATATCATTTTGGTGGATATGGTAAGGTTAATGATGAATTAATATCTTTTATGAATTCATTTTATATTGAAACAAAAATTCCATTAGACCCTATTTATACAGGTAAAATGGTTTATGGGGTTCATGATTTAATAAGGAAAAATTATTTTCCGGAAAACGCTAAGATATTAATGATTCATACTGGTGGTTTACAAGGAATTAAAGGGATGAATGATTTGTTGAGAAAGAAAAATAAAGAAATAATAAATTATGATGTTTAA
- a CDS encoding glucosaminidase domain-containing protein gives MMFKKILFLVFTILLVSCSSKKPVVRTVNKNPTSTNRTTKTKPITKESSKPKTEIKTVQSEENNSSEELVATSKVSTTTDDVRLYIDSFKDVAKYNMKNHGIPASITLAQGVLESGAGKGRLSTIANNHFGIKCHTGWTGESVSHDDDAAQECFRKYQDPSESYRDHSLFLTSRSRYDGLFKLDKGDYKSWAKGLKAAGYATDPKYPDKLIGIIERYQLYEYDNEVLDRNYKANIAVVVENAENYHIIQKGDTLYSLSKKYNLTVEDLKKMNNMNDNSLSIDQKIKIK, from the coding sequence ATGATGTTTAAAAAGATACTTTTTTTAGTTTTTACTATTTTACTAGTAAGTTGTAGTTCAAAAAAACCAGTGGTAAGAACTGTGAATAAAAACCCTACAAGCACAAATCGTACAACAAAAACAAAACCAATTACAAAAGAAAGTTCTAAGCCTAAGACTGAAATAAAAACGGTTCAATCAGAAGAAAATAATTCTTCAGAAGAGTTAGTAGCCACGTCAAAAGTATCTACAACAACAGATGATGTAAGATTGTATATTGATAGTTTTAAAGACGTTGCTAAGTACAATATGAAAAACCATGGAATCCCTGCAAGTATTACGCTTGCGCAAGGCGTTTTAGAATCTGGTGCAGGTAAAGGAAGGTTAAGCACTATTGCAAATAATCATTTCGGAATAAAGTGCCATACAGGTTGGACAGGAGAGTCGGTTTCACACGATGATGATGCAGCTCAAGAATGTTTTAGAAAATACCAAGATCCTTCAGAATCGTATAGAGATCATTCATTGTTTTTAACTTCAAGAAGTAGGTACGATGGTTTGTTTAAATTAGATAAAGGCGATTATAAATCTTGGGCCAAAGGATTAAAAGCAGCGGGTTATGCAACCGATCCGAAATATCCAGACAAATTAATTGGAATTATTGAAAGGTATCAGTTATATGAATACGACAATGAAGTTTTAGATAGAAATTATAAAGCAAATATTGCAGTTGTTGTTGAAAACGCAGAAAATTATCATATTATTCAAAAAGGCGATACGTTGTATTCTTTGTCAAAAAAATATAACTTAACTGTAGAAGATTTAAAGAAAATGAATAACATGAACGATAACTCATTGTCAATCGATCAAAAAATAAAAATAAAATAA
- the hemL gene encoding glutamate-1-semialdehyde 2,1-aminomutase, protein MLYKRSSELFVEANKVIPGGVNSPVRAFKGVGGTPIFIKEAKGAYLYDEDGNKFIDYINSWGPMLLGHAFEPVVNAVIERAKKGTSFGTPTELETKIAELAVSMVPNIDKIRFVNSGTEACMSAVRLARGYTKKDKIIKFSGCYHGHSDSFLIAAGSGLSTFGVPNSPGVTEGTAKDTLLANYNDIENVKALFEANKNEIAAIIIEPVAGNMGCIPPMEGFLNDLRTVCNDNDALLIFDEVMTGFRLSKGGAQELYGVNADIVCFGKVIGGGLPVGAFAARNEIMNYLSPIGPVYQAGTLSGNPLAMAAGLEMLKSINQDKELFIRLEEKTKYLEEGIREKLINNKVDFTINRVGSMISVHFDKNKVYDFETAKNGDNDLFKKFFHGLLSKGIYIAPSAYETWFITDALSYEDLDYTIKCVDEVTKEF, encoded by the coding sequence ATGTTATATAAAAGAAGTAGCGAATTATTTGTTGAAGCAAATAAGGTTATACCTGGTGGTGTAAATTCTCCAGTTAGAGCGTTTAAAGGAGTGGGAGGAACACCTATTTTTATCAAAGAGGCAAAAGGAGCTTATTTATATGATGAAGATGGGAATAAGTTTATAGACTATATTAATTCTTGGGGACCAATGCTTTTAGGTCACGCTTTTGAGCCAGTTGTAAATGCGGTTATTGAAAGAGCTAAAAAAGGAACTTCTTTTGGAACTCCTACTGAATTGGAAACAAAAATCGCTGAATTAGCGGTTTCTATGGTTCCAAATATCGATAAAATTAGATTTGTCAATTCAGGTACAGAAGCGTGTATGAGTGCTGTAAGATTAGCTCGTGGGTATACAAAAAAGGATAAAATCATTAAATTTTCAGGTTGCTATCATGGTCATTCCGATTCATTTTTAATTGCTGCCGGTAGTGGTTTAAGTACTTTTGGAGTTCCAAATAGCCCAGGAGTTACTGAAGGAACAGCAAAAGACACATTATTAGCAAATTATAATGATATTGAAAATGTAAAAGCTTTATTTGAAGCCAATAAAAATGAAATTGCTGCCATTATAATTGAACCTGTTGCAGGAAATATGGGTTGTATACCTCCAATGGAAGGTTTTTTAAACGATTTAAGAACAGTTTGTAATGATAATGATGCATTGCTTATTTTTGATGAAGTGATGACAGGATTCAGGTTGTCAAAAGGTGGTGCGCAAGAACTGTATGGAGTTAATGCTGATATTGTTTGTTTTGGTAAAGTTATTGGTGGAGGCCTTCCAGTGGGTGCTTTTGCAGCTCGTAATGAGATAATGAATTACTTATCTCCAATTGGTCCAGTTTATCAAGCAGGAACCTTGTCAGGTAATCCTTTAGCTATGGCTGCCGGACTTGAAATGTTGAAAAGCATTAATCAAGATAAAGAATTATTTATTCGATTAGAAGAAAAAACAAAATACTTAGAAGAAGGAATTAGAGAAAAACTAATTAATAATAAGGTTGATTTTACGATTAACAGAGTGGGTTCAATGATATCGGTACATTTTGATAAGAATAAAGTGTATGATTTTGAAACGGCTAAAAATGGGGATAATGATTTATTTAAAAAATTCTTCCATGGGTTGCTTTCAAAAGGTATTTACATTGCTCCTTCGGCTTATGAAACTTGGTTTATTACAGATGCTCTAAGTTATGAAGATTTAGACTATACTATTAAATGTGTGGATGAAGTTACAAAAGAATTTTAA